In the genome of Leptospira inadai serovar Lyme str. 10, one region contains:
- a CDS encoding alkene reductase, with translation MSTHRLFTPYKLGTIELKNRVVMSPMTRSRAAENIPNDLMAEYYSQRAGAGLIITEGTSPSPNGLGYARIPGIFSEEQVAGWKKITDAVHKKGGRIFVQIMHTGRVGHPVNLPAGAELLGVSAIGVKGTVWTDSEGNKEYGVPREMNRSEVQKTIQEYVKSSENAIRAGFDGVELHGANGYMIDQFLNPASNHRTDEYGGSADNRNRFAIEVATAVVKAIGAEKVGIRISPYGVFNDMQSFEGLEGQYEELAKAFGKVGLVYVHIVDHSSMGAPKPEPSTIRKIREAYKVGNATGTFILSGGYDLARSETDLSRGEGDLIAFGRPYISNPDLADRLEKGLSLSEPDSATFYTPGEKGYTDYAYVAK, from the coding sequence ATGAGTACACATCGACTTTTTACACCTTACAAACTTGGAACGATCGAATTGAAAAATCGAGTCGTAATGAGCCCAATGACTCGATCCCGAGCCGCTGAAAATATTCCGAATGATCTAATGGCGGAATACTATTCGCAAAGAGCGGGGGCGGGGCTAATCATTACCGAAGGTACATCTCCTTCTCCCAACGGTCTCGGGTACGCTCGAATACCCGGAATTTTTTCGGAAGAGCAGGTTGCCGGTTGGAAAAAAATTACCGATGCGGTTCACAAAAAAGGCGGTCGCATTTTTGTACAAATCATGCATACCGGTCGCGTCGGACACCCGGTGAATCTTCCGGCAGGCGCCGAACTCCTCGGGGTTTCCGCAATCGGAGTAAAGGGGACCGTTTGGACGGATAGCGAAGGAAACAAGGAATACGGAGTTCCTCGTGAAATGAACCGATCGGAAGTTCAAAAAACGATTCAGGAATACGTAAAGTCTTCCGAGAACGCGATTCGAGCGGGCTTTGATGGAGTCGAACTGCACGGGGCCAACGGTTATATGATCGACCAGTTCTTAAATCCCGCTTCCAATCATCGTACGGATGAGTATGGCGGCTCTGCCGACAATAGAAATCGCTTCGCCATAGAAGTTGCAACTGCCGTAGTTAAAGCGATCGGAGCGGAAAAAGTCGGAATTCGCATTTCGCCGTACGGGGTGTTCAACGATATGCAGAGTTTCGAAGGTCTGGAAGGCCAGTACGAAGAATTGGCAAAAGCATTCGGAAAAGTCGGTTTGGTCTACGTTCATATCGTCGATCATTCCTCGATGGGCGCTCCGAAACCGGAACCGTCTACGATTCGTAAAATCAGGGAAGCCTACAAGGTCGGAAACGCAACCGGAACTTTCATCCTCTCCGGCGGCTACGACCTGGCTCGCAGCGAAACGGATTTATCTAGGGGAGAAGGTGATTTGATCGCATTCGGAAGACCGTATATCTCCAATCCGGATTTAGCGGATCGTTTAGAGAAAGGACTTTCTTTGTCGGAACCCGACTCGGCCACTTTCTATACTCCAGGAGAAAAAGGATACACCGACTACGCTTACGTAGCTAAGTAA
- a CDS encoding MarR family winged helix-turn-helix transcriptional regulator, producing the protein MADSSSKKLTRKEILESVMMAIREMSALSVIISQTVAEKVGIGSTDMECGDFLHMYGPMTAGKLAELSGLTTGAITGVIDRLEKANVAKRELDPSDRRKVLVVPCYKRTKEFESHYASLGKSANEALERYSTDQLNTFLSISRDMIAISQTEIKRMRDAE; encoded by the coding sequence ATGGCGGATTCATCAAGTAAAAAACTCACCCGGAAGGAAATTTTAGAATCGGTCATGATGGCGATTCGGGAGATGAGCGCGCTTTCGGTCATCATCAGTCAAACGGTTGCGGAGAAGGTAGGAATCGGAAGCACCGATATGGAATGCGGGGATTTTCTACATATGTACGGTCCTATGACCGCCGGAAAATTGGCCGAATTAAGCGGACTTACGACGGGAGCGATTACCGGAGTCATCGATCGACTGGAAAAAGCGAATGTCGCAAAGCGGGAGCTGGATCCTTCCGACAGAAGAAAGGTATTAGTAGTTCCTTGCTACAAAAGGACAAAAGAATTCGAGTCACACTACGCTTCTTTAGGAAAATCGGCGAATGAGGCGCTGGAGCGATATTCTACAGACCAATTAAATACGTTCTTGTCCATCAGTCGGGACATGATCGCCATTTCGCAAACCGAAATTAAACGTATGCGAGACGCGGAATAA
- the polA gene encoding DNA polymerase I, whose protein sequence is MKRLLIIDGHAFAFRAYYAFAATHLTNSKTGQPSGAVFGFFRMLFKLFEDYTPTHVAMTFDPGGPLERGTTYADYKANRKPMPEDLRPQLHEIMDTLEKLGFKVLRVQGHEADDVIGTLTETYKSKAKEILIFSGDKDLYQLLEKKNIKMLRGKKGVTEFVEIDSSWVKQELGVDVKQIPDYMGIVGDTSDNIPGVKGIGDKGASKLLQEYKNLEGIYKNIEEIRNGSVKTKLLEHKQNAFLSRDLATIKRDLDLGIGENQLKIPEYNSDEAIRYLKSQGYNVLSRDLAKAAGKEPPTDEPDTSEGKTAGKKGIYKRIESIEELSKIARAWKKSPILAVDTETTSQNPVDAELLGISVSNQEGTGFYIPVTHSQGLFNDQLLELEKVREILGPVLSDPSIPKVGQNIKYDLIVLENHGFEVGNIVFDTMLASYILQPESRHHNMDDLAKELLNYQTIHYSDLVGTGKNKKNLWEVELEKVSEYASEDADITLRLYNSLRKPVKDSGMESVYKEIDLPLIRVLADMEKAGIAIDAGYFAELSKDFQREVKDLVRHIHKYAGREFNIASTKELQKVLFEDLKLKVIKKTQTGYSTDHEVLEELLGEHPIIEKLLDYRKYTKLISTYVETLPTMVSAKDGRIHTNYNMTIAATGRLSSTDPNLQNIPIREKEGRLIRKGFISGHKDFELLSLDYSQIELRIMAHVSGDPAMLDAYKKGIDIHKRTASALYGVSESDVTPEMRDKAKVVNFSVIYGVTPYGLSRNLRVSRDEAKGFIERYLTQYPGVQKYMDETIAFCEEKGYVETLKGRRRPVPDINSTNRMSKEAARRVAINTPIQGTCADMIKIAMMHIHKRIADQGWKSKLLLQVHDELVFEVHKKEKDEFLKSAKELMENALPLTVPIKVSGKFGANWEEAH, encoded by the coding sequence ATGAAGAGATTATTGATTATTGACGGGCACGCGTTTGCGTTTCGAGCGTACTATGCCTTTGCGGCGACTCACCTTACGAATTCCAAGACCGGTCAACCCAGCGGGGCGGTTTTCGGTTTTTTTAGAATGTTATTCAAGCTTTTCGAAGATTATACCCCTACTCATGTCGCCATGACTTTCGACCCCGGTGGTCCCTTGGAACGAGGAACTACGTACGCCGATTATAAGGCCAATCGTAAACCGATGCCGGAGGATTTGCGTCCCCAATTGCATGAAATCATGGATACTCTCGAAAAACTGGGCTTTAAGGTTTTAAGAGTACAGGGACACGAAGCCGACGACGTGATCGGGACTTTAACGGAAACCTATAAATCGAAGGCCAAGGAAATCCTGATTTTCTCCGGAGATAAGGACCTTTATCAATTATTAGAAAAAAAGAATATTAAGATGCTCCGCGGTAAGAAGGGTGTCACCGAATTCGTGGAGATCGATTCTTCCTGGGTAAAGCAGGAATTGGGCGTGGACGTGAAGCAAATTCCGGACTATATGGGAATCGTGGGAGACACTTCGGATAATATTCCCGGGGTCAAGGGAATCGGAGATAAAGGCGCTTCCAAACTTCTTCAAGAATACAAAAATCTAGAAGGCATTTATAAGAACATAGAGGAGATTCGAAACGGTTCCGTAAAAACGAAATTATTGGAACACAAGCAAAACGCCTTTCTTTCCAGGGATTTAGCCACCATTAAAAGGGATTTGGACTTGGGAATCGGCGAAAATCAGTTAAAAATTCCTGAATATAATTCCGACGAAGCGATCCGGTACTTAAAATCCCAAGGTTATAATGTACTCTCGCGGGATTTGGCTAAGGCTGCCGGAAAAGAACCGCCGACCGATGAACCCGATACTTCGGAGGGTAAGACGGCAGGAAAGAAAGGAATTTATAAACGAATCGAAAGTATCGAGGAACTTTCCAAGATCGCGAGGGCCTGGAAAAAATCCCCGATTTTGGCCGTGGATACCGAAACGACTTCCCAAAATCCTGTCGATGCGGAATTATTAGGGATCTCCGTATCGAATCAAGAAGGGACGGGATTTTATATTCCTGTCACTCATTCTCAGGGCTTATTCAACGATCAGCTCCTGGAATTGGAAAAGGTTCGCGAAATTCTCGGACCCGTTTTATCCGATCCGTCCATCCCGAAAGTCGGGCAGAATATTAAGTACGATCTGATCGTTTTGGAAAACCACGGTTTTGAAGTCGGGAATATCGTCTTCGATACTATGCTCGCCTCATATATTTTACAACCCGAGTCGCGACACCATAATATGGACGACTTAGCCAAAGAGTTGCTGAACTATCAAACCATTCATTATTCGGATCTGGTCGGTACCGGAAAAAATAAGAAGAATCTTTGGGAAGTGGAATTGGAAAAGGTTTCGGAATATGCTTCCGAAGACGCCGACATTACTTTAAGATTATATAATTCGTTACGCAAGCCCGTCAAGGACTCCGGTATGGAATCGGTGTACAAAGAGATCGATCTTCCCCTAATTCGAGTTCTTGCGGACATGGAAAAGGCCGGGATTGCGATCGATGCGGGATATTTCGCCGAACTTTCCAAGGATTTTCAGAGAGAAGTCAAGGACTTGGTTCGACATATCCACAAATATGCGGGTCGTGAATTCAATATCGCCTCGACGAAGGAATTACAAAAGGTCCTGTTCGAGGATCTGAAATTGAAAGTGATCAAGAAAACCCAAACAGGTTATTCTACGGATCACGAAGTTTTGGAAGAGCTTTTGGGGGAACATCCGATTATAGAAAAACTTTTGGATTATCGAAAATATACCAAGTTAATTTCCACGTATGTCGAAACTCTTCCGACTATGGTGTCCGCAAAAGACGGACGGATTCATACCAATTACAATATGACGATTGCCGCAACCGGAAGGCTATCTTCCACCGATCCTAATCTTCAGAATATACCCATTCGGGAAAAGGAAGGTCGTCTGATTCGAAAAGGGTTCATCAGCGGGCATAAGGACTTCGAGTTATTAAGTCTGGATTATTCTCAGATCGAATTGAGAATCATGGCTCACGTTTCAGGCGATCCCGCGATGCTGGACGCGTATAAAAAAGGGATCGATATTCATAAGCGGACGGCTTCAGCCTTGTACGGGGTTTCCGAATCCGATGTCACGCCGGAGATGAGGGATAAGGCCAAGGTAGTTAATTTTTCCGTAATATACGGTGTGACTCCTTACGGATTGAGTAGAAATTTAAGGGTTTCGAGAGACGAAGCCAAAGGCTTTATCGAACGATATTTAACCCAATATCCGGGCGTTCAAAAATACATGGATGAAACGATCGCCTTTTGCGAAGAGAAGGGTTACGTGGAAACCTTAAAAGGACGTCGCCGTCCCGTTCCGGATATTAATTCCACCAACAGAATGTCTAAAGAAGCCGCACGCCGGGTCGCGATCAACACGCCGATCCAGGGTACTTGTGCGGATATGATTAAGATAGCGATGATGCATATCCATAAGCGAATCGCGGATCAGGGTTGGAAGTCCAAACTGCTACTTCAAGTTCACGACGAATTGGTATTCGAAGTTCATAAAAAAGAGAAAGATGAATTCTTAAAGAGTGCAAAGGAATTAATGGAGAACGCACTTCCATTAACCGTCCCTATTAAGGTTTCCGGCAAATTCGGAGCCAACTGGGAGGAAGCCCACTAG
- a CDS encoding glycosyltransferase, translating to MILHIDTEMGWRGGERQLLLLAEGLKKRKIQQLVLCRPGSALEAKANEAGLPTVTLPLKGEWDFASVNSLRDLVRAKGVRIIHAHTAKAHSIAWMAKAKLPQVRLIVSRRVDFKIRRNWFSKRKYVSPRVDLFLSVSNKIRDVLIQGGIDPAKIVTVYSGIDLNPASRKHSNAAFLRKEFHLQKDELVVGNIAALVDHKDQKTLLNAIALIETEQKFKVFIVGEGALRKELENLARQKGLLDRVVFTGFREDIQEFLSLFDIFTLTSKEEGLGTSILDAMAAGLPIVATNAGGISEMLTSEKGAFVAQVGDAEFLAKAYKTLLQDSRLRKTFGAFNKEFVKKFSIKNTVRRTELAYYSFLGEDLYSNPGKGKSGEAA from the coding sequence GTGATCCTACATATCGATACCGAGATGGGTTGGAGGGGAGGAGAAAGGCAGCTGCTTCTTCTCGCTGAAGGTCTGAAAAAGCGTAAAATTCAACAGCTCGTTCTTTGCCGCCCTGGGTCGGCGTTGGAAGCAAAAGCGAATGAAGCGGGACTTCCTACGGTGACTCTTCCGTTAAAAGGAGAATGGGATTTTGCTTCCGTAAACTCTCTTCGCGATTTGGTCCGGGCAAAAGGAGTCAGAATTATTCATGCTCATACTGCAAAAGCTCATTCCATCGCCTGGATGGCAAAGGCGAAACTTCCGCAAGTACGTTTGATAGTTTCTCGTCGGGTCGATTTTAAGATTCGTAGAAACTGGTTTAGTAAACGTAAGTACGTTTCTCCGCGTGTGGACCTGTTTCTTTCGGTTTCCAATAAAATTCGCGATGTGTTGATTCAGGGCGGTATCGACCCGGCAAAAATCGTCACGGTCTACAGCGGTATCGACTTAAATCCCGCTTCGAGGAAACATTCGAATGCCGCCTTTCTTAGAAAGGAATTCCATTTGCAAAAAGACGAATTGGTGGTCGGCAATATCGCCGCTTTGGTGGATCATAAAGATCAAAAAACGCTTTTGAATGCGATAGCGTTAATCGAAACGGAACAAAAATTTAAGGTATTTATCGTCGGTGAAGGCGCTCTTCGAAAAGAGCTGGAAAATTTGGCAAGACAGAAAGGCTTGCTTGACCGGGTGGTATTTACCGGTTTCCGCGAGGATATCCAGGAGTTCCTTTCGTTGTTCGATATTTTTACCCTAACGTCCAAGGAAGAAGGATTGGGGACCTCCATCTTGGACGCGATGGCTGCGGGGCTTCCGATCGTCGCCACCAATGCAGGCGGAATTTCGGAAATGCTGACCTCGGAAAAGGGAGCCTTCGTTGCGCAGGTAGGTGACGCGGAATTTTTAGCCAAGGCGTATAAGACTTTGCTCCAGGATTCCAGATTGCGAAAAACGTTCGGGGCATTTAATAAGGAATTCGTTAAAAAGTTTTCGATTAAGAATACCGTAAGACGTACCGAGCTTGCGTACTATAGTTTTCTCGGCGAAGATTTGTATTCCAATCCTGGAAAAGGAAAATCGGGAGAGGCTGCATGA
- a CDS encoding class II glutamine amidotransferase, whose translation MCELLGMSANIPTDICFSFTGLIQRGGKTGPHTDGWGIAFYEGKGCRLFHDPNPSVDSKVAELLQKYPIKSNIVISHIRKANRGKVELKNTHPFVRELWGSYWTFAHNGQLKGIKKEPLEEFTPVGTTDSEHGFCWLLSQLKRKFKDRPRDEKRLALEIKTLLSLLGMKGVSNVLLSDSKYLYVFCSTKLAYVTRHAPFGKARLIDADMTVDFRKHTTPKDIVTVLATQPLTKGETWHHLKAGEFQVWKEGRLQKTDD comes from the coding sequence ATGTGTGAACTCTTGGGAATGAGTGCAAATATTCCGACCGATATTTGCTTTAGCTTTACCGGTTTGATCCAAAGAGGCGGGAAGACGGGACCGCATACGGATGGATGGGGAATCGCGTTTTATGAAGGAAAAGGTTGCCGACTCTTTCACGATCCGAATCCGAGCGTGGATTCCAAGGTAGCCGAATTACTTCAAAAATATCCGATCAAAAGCAATATCGTAATCTCGCATATCCGAAAAGCCAATCGAGGAAAAGTCGAGTTAAAGAACACCCACCCATTCGTGAGAGAACTTTGGGGAAGCTACTGGACTTTCGCGCATAACGGACAACTAAAGGGAATCAAAAAGGAACCTTTGGAGGAATTTACGCCCGTCGGAACAACCGATAGCGAACACGGATTCTGTTGGCTTCTCTCCCAATTAAAAAGAAAATTCAAAGATAGGCCGAGAGATGAAAAGCGACTCGCTCTAGAAATCAAGACGCTACTTTCCTTATTAGGAATGAAAGGTGTTTCAAACGTATTATTGTCGGATTCGAAATATCTATACGTTTTTTGTTCCACAAAGCTCGCGTACGTCACTCGCCATGCACCGTTCGGCAAGGCCCGCCTCATAGACGCGGACATGACGGTCGATTTTCGAAAACATACGACCCCGAAAGATATCGTTACCGTACTCGCGACCCAACCGCTCACCAAAGGCGAAACCTGGCATCATTTGAAAGCGGGAGAATTCCAAGTTTGGAAAGAGGGTCGTTTGCAGAAGACAGACGACTGA
- a CDS encoding type II toxin-antitoxin system HigB family toxin translates to MHVISWKKISDFVTKYPNSGPSLESWFKIVQNTGFKDFNELRKVFKSADQVGKFTVFNISGNNFRLISAIHYNRKKVSIRHVLTHSESDKGKWK, encoded by the coding sequence GTGCACGTAATTAGCTGGAAGAAGATCTCGGATTTTGTAACTAAATATCCTAATTCAGGGCCTTCTCTCGAAAGTTGGTTTAAAATAGTTCAGAATACGGGTTTTAAAGATTTCAACGAATTAAGAAAAGTATTTAAAAGTGCAGATCAGGTTGGTAAATTTACAGTCTTTAATATTAGCGGGAATAATTTTAGATTAATTTCTGCAATTCATTATAATAGGAAGAAAGTCTCCATTCGACATGTTTTAACGCATTCAGAATCTGATAAAGGAAAATGGAAATAG
- a CDS encoding helix-turn-helix domain-containing protein gives MILELERVKNIWPEVKDLLSVPHSDKQYKRLLKALDELIDEVGNNEKHPLAHLMETMGNLIEEYEKDNFESIDADPVEVVKYLMEENGLTQKDMAELGSQGVVSEILNGKRELNIRQIKALGKKFKVSPAVFI, from the coding sequence ATGATTCTTGAATTAGAGCGTGTGAAAAATATTTGGCCAGAAGTGAAAGATCTCTTATCTGTTCCTCATTCTGATAAACAATACAAAAGACTTTTAAAAGCTCTTGATGAATTGATAGATGAAGTTGGCAACAACGAAAAACATCCATTGGCCCATTTAATGGAGACTATGGGAAATCTCATTGAAGAATACGAGAAGGACAACTTTGAATCTATTGATGCAGATCCCGTTGAGGTAGTAAAATATCTTATGGAAGAGAATGGGCTTACTCAAAAGGACATGGCAGAGCTCGGCAGTCAGGGAGTTGTTTCTGAGATTCTCAATGGTAAGAGAGAATTGAATATTCGTCAAATCAAGGCATTAGGAAAGAAATTCAAAGTTTCCCCAGCAGTTTTTATCTGA
- a CDS encoding type II toxin-antitoxin system HigB family toxin, protein MRIISRKILRDFYENPKYSDSRTSIEIWYKDASKSIWASPRVIKEKYRNASILKDNRVVFNIHGNKYRLIVKIHYNLHTVFIRFIGTHEQYDKINAEEI, encoded by the coding sequence GTGAGGATTATTTCCAGGAAGATTTTGAGAGATTTCTATGAAAATCCGAAATATTCCGATTCCAGAACGTCTATCGAAATCTGGTATAAAGATGCTTCGAAATCTATCTGGGCTTCGCCACGTGTAATCAAAGAAAAGTATCGAAACGCGAGTATTTTAAAAGATAATAGGGTCGTCTTTAATATTCACGGCAACAAGTACAGACTAATTGTAAAGATACATTATAACTTACATACTGTCTTCATTCGCTTTATTGGGACACATGAGCAATATGATAAAATTAATGCAGAGGAAATTTAA
- a CDS encoding helix-turn-helix domain-containing protein, which yields MEIKPIKSAKDHDLALKEIEKLWNSKKNTPEYDKLDILITLVDSYENKHFPIESPDPIEAIKSVMQEKNLKNVDLGNWIGGRSRATEVLSKKRKLTLEMIRKINKYLGIPTEILIKDYKIKVAAPKAKVRA from the coding sequence ATGGAAATCAAACCGATAAAGTCTGCTAAAGATCACGACTTAGCTCTTAAAGAAATTGAGAAGCTCTGGAACTCAAAGAAGAATACACCTGAGTATGATAAATTAGATATTCTAATCACTCTTGTGGATTCTTATGAGAATAAGCATTTCCCGATCGAGAGTCCGGATCCGATAGAAGCCATTAAATCAGTAATGCAAGAAAAGAACTTAAAAAATGTGGATTTGGGAAACTGGATAGGTGGTCGGAGTAGAGCGACTGAGGTTCTTAGCAAGAAGAGAAAATTGACCTTAGAAATGATTAGGAAGATCAATAAGTACTTAGGAATTCCTACAGAGATTTTGATAAAGGATTATAAAATCAAAGTAGCAGCTCCAAAAGCCAAAGTTAGAGCTTAG
- a CDS encoding IS3 family transposase: MTGGSRSAQKRISRSNGGEGDLKKVRGHLLETPQIKYSFIKNNRFPFRLEKMCDLLEVPKSGHYEWLKRPESNRSKTNRNLDNHIQRLYKENESRAGYIRIHKDLRAERILISKNRVYRRMKKLGLQAVRKRSFRPVTTNSNHKLPVAPNLLNQEFKASCLNQIWLSDITYMPIVGKWNYLFAIKDLFNREIIGWEIAPSLETRHLRTAFKRALIGRKSPKGIIFHSDRGVQYASEDFRKELNTNEFIQSMSRKGNCYDNAPMESFFKTLKVEEVYRRKFNTIKEAKYFLFDYIERYYNRRRRHSALGYLSPVEFREKITA, translated from the coding sequence ATTACGGGAGGAAGTAGATCGGCTCAAAAGAGAATTAGCCGAAGTAACGGAGGAGAGGGAGATCTTAAAAAAGTCCGTGGGCATCTTCTTGAAACCCCGCAAATAAAGTATTCGTTTATTAAAAATAACCGATTTCCTTTCCGACTTGAGAAGATGTGCGATTTGCTCGAAGTGCCTAAGAGCGGTCATTACGAATGGCTTAAAAGGCCGGAGAGTAACCGATCGAAAACGAACCGTAATTTAGATAACCATATCCAACGGCTTTACAAAGAGAATGAAAGCCGGGCCGGGTATATCAGAATTCACAAAGATTTACGAGCAGAAAGGATACTGATTTCCAAGAATCGAGTTTACAGGAGAATGAAGAAACTGGGCTTACAAGCCGTCAGGAAACGCTCCTTTCGTCCTGTGACCACAAATTCAAATCATAAGCTTCCTGTTGCCCCCAATCTTTTGAATCAGGAATTTAAGGCATCGTGTTTGAATCAGATCTGGCTCTCAGATATTACGTATATGCCTATCGTTGGAAAATGGAATTATCTATTTGCAATTAAGGATCTATTCAATAGAGAGATCATAGGATGGGAAATAGCACCTAGTCTTGAAACTCGACACCTGCGAACCGCTTTCAAGAGGGCGCTGATTGGGAGGAAATCGCCGAAAGGAATTATATTTCATTCTGATAGAGGAGTCCAGTATGCCAGTGAAGACTTTAGAAAAGAATTAAATACGAATGAATTTATTCAGAGCATGAGTAGGAAAGGCAACTGCTACGATAATGCTCCGATGGAATCTTTCTTTAAAACTCTGAAAGTGGAGGAAGTTTATAGAAGAAAATTCAACACAATTAAGGAAGCGAAATATTTTCTGTTTGACTATATCGAAAGATATTACAACAGAAGGAGAAGACACTCGGCTTTAGGTTATCTTAGTCCCGTCGAGTTCAGAGAAAAAATTACTGCATGA
- a CDS encoding transposase: protein MSRKSQYDEEFQKNAVELSLKTNKSSSQLSQELGISINTLRNWKKKYLTDDGPFKDALREEVDRLKRELAEVTEEREILKKSVGIFLKPRK from the coding sequence ATGTCCCGTAAATCGCAATACGATGAAGAATTTCAAAAGAACGCAGTCGAGCTTAGCTTGAAGACAAACAAGTCTTCGTCTCAACTATCGCAAGAATTAGGCATATCAATAAATACGCTACGGAATTGGAAGAAGAAGTATCTCACAGATGATGGACCTTTCAAAGACGCATTACGGGAGGAAGTAGATCGGCTCAAAAGAGAATTAGCCGAAGTAACGGAGGAGAGGGAGATCTTAAAAAAGTCCGTGGGCATCTTCTTGAAACCCCGCAAATAA
- a CDS encoding type II toxin-antitoxin system VapB family antitoxin: MRTTVDIPEELFLEAMKLTHLKTKTDVIKEGLTSLIRREKLKDLKKHKGSVNLEINLDDLRKR, encoded by the coding sequence ATGAGAACAACAGTGGATATTCCTGAAGAATTATTTTTGGAAGCGATGAAGTTAACTCATTTGAAAACTAAGACTGATGTAATTAAAGAAGGACTTACTTCTTTAATTAGAAGAGAAAAGTTAAAAGATCTTAAGAAGCATAAAGGATCCGTTAACCTCGAAATTAATTTAGATGATTTACGGAAACGATGA
- a CDS encoding PIN domain-containing protein codes for MNRVLLDSSVWIEYFRNSNSSISAEVDELIDRENIYTNDLILAELIPFLKLRKQSKIIASLEAIERLPLEIDWEQIINYQITNLRNGVNKVGIPDLIIAQNAAQNKAMLFTLDKHFKLMSKNIKLKVYLK; via the coding sequence ATGAATCGTGTTCTGTTAGATTCATCAGTTTGGATTGAATATTTCAGAAATAGTAATTCATCAATTTCGGCGGAAGTCGACGAGTTGATTGATAGAGAGAATATTTATACTAATGATCTTATTTTGGCAGAATTAATTCCTTTTCTTAAATTACGAAAACAGTCAAAGATAATTGCTTCTCTAGAGGCTATTGAACGACTCCCATTAGAAATCGATTGGGAACAAATCATTAACTATCAAATTACGAATCTTAGGAATGGGGTCAATAAAGTAGGAATTCCAGATTTGATAATTGCACAGAATGCGGCTCAAAATAAGGCAATGCTTTTTACTCTGGACAAGCATTTTAAGCTAATGAGCAAAAATATTAAACTAAAAGTCTACTTAAAATAG
- a CDS encoding type II toxin-antitoxin system RelE/ParE family toxin — protein MAKEITWSHRAKSDLQDIYDYISKDSEVYALSVVNKIIDIVENIPIFPLMGRIVPEFNIENLRERLSGNYRIVYKVSNSRNIEIVTIHHSARLLK, from the coding sequence ATGGCGAAAGAGATAACTTGGTCTCATAGAGCCAAATCGGATTTACAAGATATTTACGATTATATTTCTAAGGATTCTGAAGTTTACGCGTTAAGCGTTGTAAATAAAATAATAGATATTGTAGAGAATATACCGATTTTTCCATTAATGGGTAGGATAGTTCCTGAATTCAATATTGAAAATCTTCGAGAACGACTTTCTGGAAATTATAGAATAGTCTATAAAGTTAGCAACTCTCGAAATATTGAAATTGTAACTATTCATCATTCAGCCAGATTATTAAAATAA
- a CDS encoding AbrB/MazE/SpoVT family DNA-binding domain-containing protein yields the protein MRVSVVKIGNSKGIRIPKAVLEECHIEEEVDLLIDKNKIIITPFKTKPRDGWEKQFKAMSESKDDKLLIPDSIDLSNKDWEW from the coding sequence ATGAGAGTTTCGGTAGTCAAAATAGGTAATTCAAAAGGTATTAGGATCCCTAAGGCAGTTTTAGAAGAATGCCACATTGAGGAAGAAGTAGACCTACTAATAGATAAAAATAAGATTATTATAACCCCTTTCAAAACTAAGCCTAGAGATGGCTGGGAAAAGCAGTTTAAAGCAATGTCTGAGAGCAAAGATGACAAATTACTTATTCCAGATTCTATTGATTTATCTAATAAGGATTGGGAATGGTAG